The stretch of DNA ATGAAAAATTCTCAAGACGAGTCCTTATATTTAATGGACAAAGTTAAAACAGCTGATCCGATAGTTAATTTAGGTGAAATTTCTGATTTTAATCAGATACCAGCAATGACCATCATTTCCAGCCAATATGACCTGCTTAAATTAGGCAGTGATGCCTTTATTAAGAAGGCGGCTGAGCAAGGCAAAAAAATCAATTCAATACGCTATTTAGGCTGCGATCACGGCTTTTTTGACCTAATTGGGATCGCACCTCAAGCAGAAGAAGTCTGTTTAGAAATAGCGGATGAAATTCATAAAGTTATGGAATAGTTTCTAAAGATCTAAGGTATGTAAGATGAAAAAATGTTCTGTCAAAACAGTTACCAGCTTGTTAGCATTGGTAATGCTTAGTGCTGCTGGTGCTGAAACTATTGGTAATTCAGGTGTACCTGCAGTTGCTGCAACTAAGGCAAGTGTAAGTAGTAAGAAATTACCGTACAGCTTAAAACTGAAAGGTGTCGATAACGCAAGAAAAATCACTGGTTTAATCGGGACTAAGAAGCGCAAGCTGAAAGCTAATAAATTGCTGCGAACTGGCAAATTATATACGGCCACAAAAGGTGATTTAAAGACTTTAACTAAAAAGTATCATTTGACTGATGTCATTGATTTGCGTGGTCAAACAGATGCCACTACTCAACCTGATCCCAAGATCACTGATGTCAAAGAACATGTTATTGACTTATATGGTACGGACTTTTTAAATGATTTAGCTAAAAAGCAAGCCGCTGTTAAAGAAAACCTGATTGCACAGGAGGGGAAGGAAGCTGAATTTGCTCAGGAACCCAAATATATCGAATATATGAATTGGGGCGGCAGTCCTACTGCTTATGTACAAAATTTTTCTGATGTGATGCGTAGCTTAGCTAGTTCTAAAAACAGCCAGCAAGGTTATCGCCAAGTGTTTAAAGTCTTATTGAAGAGTAGGGGTGCCACAGATATCCATTGCACTTCCGGAAAAGATCGCACAGGAACTACTGTAGCTTTGGTCTTATCAGCACTGGGTGTTAGCCGTAAGCAAATTAAGCAAGATTATTTATTGTCGAATAATTATTATGAAAAGGCAATCACTGCCAGAAAGCAGGAATTGGCTGCTAAAAATTTTCCTCAAGGATTCATTGACGCTCAAAATGCTATAATCGGAGTTTCTTCAACTTGCCTTGATGCCTTCTTTGACGAAATTGATACTAATTATGGCTCTACTAAGTCTTATTTAATTAATCAAGTAGGATTAACCAACAAGCAAATTAAACAGTTGCAAAATAAGTTTTTAAAGTAAAAACGTTTTCAGAGATACGATCATGTCGTATTTTGAAACAAATGATACTGAATTTATTGAAAGTATTGTAATAGATAAATTGCTTGATATATTTAATTTAGTAAACGATTCGCTAAAAATATTGAAATTATTAAAGATAATGAATGAGATGTCAGAAGACAATTTACATCGGGATGCACACCAGCATTTTAAGAAGTATACTAATGAACTCTATAATAATAAAAATTGGAGTTTATTCCGAAAAAATTGATAAAGGGAACAAGTAGCTATGCTACACTTGAAGTGAAAAATATGTTATTTATTTGAATTCGATTAGTAGTAATTTTCTACTCTGTTGTTTTATTTATCTTGTTCTCAATTGAGGATTGAAATGTAGTATTTATTTTTGGAAAATCATGTGTCAGATAAAAATAATAAGTAAAAAAAGGAACATTGATGTTGGCAATGCTCCTTTTTTGTATGGAGATAATTAATGAGAAGTTAAGAAAGTAAATGGAAAGAACTGTAAGAAATAAATAGACTAGAAGAAAAAATATGGAAAACCATATTAAGATTTTTGTAGTAAATACAGATAATCAGGAATTGATAGCAGCGATAAATAAATTTGAGCCTTCAATGTATGAAGTAAGTAAGAAAACTTACATAGCCATTGGGTAACTTGGTTTGTTTGTTGATAAGAACTTGCTTAAGCTAAATGAAAGACCTGACTATGTTGAAAATAAGAATTATATTTATGAAGCCAAATTATATTATGAAACTGATATCCATTGGTATAATAAAGTAGGCAAACGTTGTGCTAATGTCAATTACATTACCTTAATGTTGGTAGCTAATGGGTTGTTAAATCTGAAATTATTGTACTACTTTTAATAGTAGCTTGATACACTTAATTAGCTAGTTGATCAGGAAATCAAATGATTCTTGGCTTAAAAACTTGCAGCTGATATTTACGGTTGTGTGATTTTAAAAAATAGTGGTATTATTAATGTGAAAATAATGAGCTTTTATTAAGGGGGTACAAATGTTATGAAAGTAAAAAAACAGATCTTAATGTACATGTGTGCCATTGTATTAGGACTAGGAGTTGCTGGCTTAAGTGCCGTGAATATAACTGATATCAGTGCTGCTAGTTATAATACTAAGACAGTTTATAAATTGAGTAATATCAAATTCTCTTATGATACTGATAAGAAACAGTTGCAAGTTAAAGGTAATGCCAAAGGATTGAAAAAAGTTAAAATTTTTTATAATAATAAAAAAATAAAAACAACTAAAGTTAACAAACAAGGTAACTTTAACGCTAATTTAACCTTCAAAGGATATCAAGGATTAACTTTGTATGGTGTGAATAAAAATAATCAAAAAGCAACACCTAAAATGAAAGTAAGTAGAGAGCAATATGCCGCTCCAACTCCAACAGTGATAAAAGCTGTGCGGGAATCAGATGGTTCTGCTACCTATAATGTAGAAACTAATAAGGGTTGTACGTTAGACTTTTATTATGGTAATGAAAAAATTATAGCTGTTAAAGTTACTGCTGAAAATACGCAGGTAGTCTTGCCTGCTAGTGAACTTAAGAATAAAGTTGGTCACTTTAATGTAAGACAAGAGCGGCCGGGAAAGAAAGACAGCTCACTTTGTAAGGCAGCTATCCCTGATATTGGCACTACAGTTGTTACAAGCTTCTAGCAATCTTAGAAGTTAATAATGTTTTTTAAATCCGTCCTGGATAGCTTCTCTAAGTTATTGTTTAGGGCGTTTTTTTTTGATTATTGTTAAAGTAATTTAATTTTTAAAAGGCTACGGCTATCCAATTGGTCGCGCCATCATTAGTTTAATGAGCAAACTAATGATGACAAATAAAACAACACTAATACCAAATAAAAGTTGCCGAAAATGGCGACTTTTTGTATTATCAAAACTAAAAACAAGACTGAAACTGGCAAAGACAATTAAGATGCCGGTACTTAATAATAAAATAAACATTGAGCGCTCTTTTCTAATTTATGACTTAATTAAACCATACTGGCTTGTTTTTAACCTATTAAATCAGGTATCATTGTATCAAGATGGAGGCTTTTATGATGAAAATTAAGGTAATGACGGTTTTTGGTACTAGACCTGAAGCAATTAAAATGGCGCCATTAGTGCTTAAGCTTAAGGCAGATAACCGTTTTGATGAAGTAACGGTAGTTAGTGCGCAGCACCGTGAGATGCTGGACCAAGTTCTAGAAATTTTTAAAATTAAGCCGGATTACGACTTTAACATTATGAAACAGAATCAATCACTTGAAGAAATTACGGCCAAGGTAATGATTGACTTAGCCAAAGTGATTAGGAAAGAAAAGCCGGATATTGTGCTGGTACACGGTGATACAACGACTAGTTTTGCGGCTAGTTTAGCTAGCTTTTATGAGCAGAGTACAATTGGGCACGTTGAGGCAGGGCTGCGAACTTGGAACAAGTATTCGCCGTATCCTGAAGAAATGAATCGGCAGATGACTGATGATTTAGCTGACTTATACTTTGCGCCAACTGAATTAAGTAAAGCGAATTTGTTAAAAGAAAATCATCGTGCTAATAATATTTTTGTCACTGGTAATACTGCAATTGATGCTCTCAAGCAAACGGTTCAACAAGATTATCATCATGATGTCCTTGATTTAATCGCACCGGGTCATAAGGTCATCTTGGTAACGATGCATCGCCGTGAAAATCAGGGTGAACCGATGCGGCGCGTGTTTAAGGTGATGAAGCAGGTGGTTGACAGTCATGAGGATGTTGAGATTATCTATCCTGTCCACTTGTCACCGCGTGTTCAACAAGTTGCTCAAGAAATTTTAGGTAATGATCCACGCATTCATCTGATTGCACCACTTGATGTGGTCGATTTTCATAATTTAGCCAAACGCAGTTACTTCATTATGACGGATTCAGGCGGTGTGCAAGAAGAAGCACCTTCACTTAATAAGCCGGTCTTAGTTTTGCGGGATACAACAGAACGTCCAGAGGGTGTCAAGGCTGGTACACTTAAATTAGTTGGTACTGAAGTTGATGCGGTACGTGAAGCGATGCTTAATTTGCTTGAAAATAAGGCAGCTTATCAAAAAATGGCTAGCGCCAAAAATCCATATGGTGACGGTCATGCTTCCGACCGAATTATGGATGATATTGCATATTATTTTGCAAAGCCGCACGGAAAAAAACCAGCAGATTTTGAATAGGAAATGTATTGTACTTGGGTTTAACAAATTTTGCTTCAATTTCTATTTATATACAATATTGACAAAAAATAAAGCTGTTAGAGTGAATTACTCTAACAGCTTTATTTTTTTACGATGATTTTATTTTGAACAATGTTCATTATAGATTGTAATTTTAACAGAAAGTATAATTTTGATGGCCTTGATTTTAAAAGTAACATGGTTGGCTATGCTGCTTAATTATAATCTTGCAAAATTAAATTAAGGCCTGAGTAACCGTTTTTTGAATGAAATCTTTGTTGCTCTTTAAGAAATCAATGAAATTTAAAATTTCAGGTGATAATTCTCTGTCAGAGTTATAAACAAGATAAACTTGTCTAGTATTTTTAGGTAAAGTAAGTTTGATTTTGTGAATACTGAAACCACTTAAATAAATAGTATTAGCAACAATTCCAACTGCATTATCGGCAATCACTTGACCAGCGATTGCTAATTCATCGTGTAAACGATTGATAATTGTTAGATCTGGTGTACTTGCTAAAAGTGCAGCTGTAACATCTTTACCAATTTGTATATTTTGTGAATAAGTAATTAAGTTGTCGCCACGTAATTCTTCTGGTGATATTTCTGTGATTTCTGCAAGATTACTTTCTTTAGCAACAATTGCAATAATATCTTCAGTGTATAAGGGTAGGTAAGTGAAATTATCAAATTCTGGTACAAATGAACAAATTCCTAGATCATATCGCCCGGCGTTAATCCCTTGGCAAATTTGCAGTGAAGGATTGTCGTGATAAATAAAATGTGCTTTTGTTAAGCTATCAGTTTTAAATTTTTTAACGATCTTAGGTAGTAAAGTACCAATTGCAGTTGGAATACTAGCAATATGAATGTTATGTTGATCTTGGCTGACCATTTGAGTGAGTCTTTTTTTACCATTTTCTAAAGAATTTAAGGTTTTAGTAACGGTAGCATAAAAGTTGCGACCGTACTTTGTCAATACAACATTATGACCTGAATGGATGAAAAGTTGACAATTTAATTCTGATTCTAGTTGTTTAATTGCAACCGAAAGAGTAGGTTGTCCGATAAAAAGATTAGCTGCAGCCTTAGTATATTGTTTTTGATCGGCTACTTCACGAAAATAATAGAGTTGATTTAGATTCATAAAAATACCTCTTAAAAGTTTTACTCTAAAAAGTATACACTTTTGTCATCGTCGATTAGGAAATTTGTGATTTTTATTATTATTCATAAAAATGATACATGTTAAATAATTATGAATTTTACTATTTAGAGTTTTGTTTAGATAATAAATTACGAAATTTGTGATTTTTTAAAAGGTGGTTTTATGAAGAAAGAAGAAAGTTACGTTGGAGCAGCAGCTTCAGTTTATTTAAACTATGCAGTTGTCGGTGCTGCAACAATTTTTATTAGTCAATATCGCGAAGTTTTAGCGCAGTCTTGGCACGCAACATCTGCAGCAATTTCATTGGTAATGGCAATGGTTGGCCTAGGTAGAATTATTACAATTCTATTTGCTGGTGCAATTTCAGATAGAATTGGTAGAAAGAAGACCTTATTGATTGCTTTAGTGTGTGATGCAATTTTCTTAATAGGTGCCGCTTTTGCTAATAATGTTTGGGTGGCTGGCATTGCTGCCATGTTCTTTGGTGCAACTAACTCATTTGGTGATACAGCTGGCTATCCTGCTTTAGCTGATGCATTTCCAGACAAAACTGCAACAATGAATTCATTTGTAAAAGCAGCAATGCAGATTATGCAAATGATTTTTCCGTTTTGTGTTAAGTTGATTCATGATCCAAGAATTACGGCGTGTTTGCTGGTTTTGCTGATAATAATTGATACAATTATTACCATGAAAACAGCGTTTGCACCACAACTTGAAGGAGCAGAAGCTGATGAACAAGAAAAGAGTACTGAAGATAAAGCAGAGGGTGGGAGTCAACCTAAATTGGCAATTGATGGCTTAATGCTAATTATTTTAGGCTTTACGATGTGCTTTACTTTTTATATCTTTTCATTGTATGCACCATATTATGGACAATATGTTTTGAATGAATCCGCAGCAAATGCTAATCAGTTAGTTTCTTGGTATTCAATTGCTTCGTTAATTTCTGTCTTTGTGACTTCGGTATTGGTAACCAAAATTAAACGATTAGTTTTGATTATAATCTATTCTATCGTGTCAGCTTTAGGTCTCCTCTTTATGGTACTTAGACCGTCATTAATTGCTGGTGAAATTGGTTCATTATTAATTGGTTTCTTTGCTGCTGGTGGAATTTGGCAAGTCGGCTTGTCAGTTTTGACATCATATTTCCCACAAGGTCATGGTAAGATCACTTCTTACTACAGTTTTGCACCTGCAGTTGTGTATTTTGTAGCTCCATTGGTAGCTGCTTTCGTTTTGAAAGCTAATTCAATCAGTACTCTAGCAGTATTTTGGTTTACAGCAATCATTACGATTGTTTCAGTTATTTTAACGCTAGTATTAATTATTCGCAGTCGTAATTTCAAAGTTGAAAATTAGAATAGGGAATTTGCTATGGTAAAGAAAACAATTAAAACACAAGCAGAAGGTCGTAATGGTCAAATCGATTTTGAAATTGAAATTAATGATAACTACATTAATGATTTGACAGTAACAAAAAGTGCTGAAACACCAGCAATTTTTAATCAAGCCTTTGCTAAGCTAAAGGATGAAGTTATTTCTGAACAAAGTTTTGAAGTTGACGCAATTTCTGGAGCATCAATTATGACACAAGCAATGCTGGATTCAGGTAAAGCAGCATTACTAGAAAATAATGTTACTCTGAACTCTAAAACTAAAAATATTAGTCATAAAGAAGAAATATTAACTGCTGATGTAGTTGTTATTGGCTCTGGTATGGCAGGATTGATGGCCGCTTCACGTGCGTTGTCAATGGGAAAAAGCGTTATTGTCTTAGAAAAGAATGGCTATCTTGGTGGTGCAACTGCTTTAAATGGCTCTAATGTTGTTGCTACTGGTTCTAAATTGGCAAGTAAACTGTTTGGTCAAGATGCTAAGAAAGACACAGCTAAACTATTATTCGATGATATAACACGTGAAAGTCGTGGTACTAACTATCCACAACTATCTAACTTATTAGTAAACAATATTGGTCGAGCAATTGACTTTATTACTGATTTTGCTGATTTAACTTATCAAAAGGCTGAAACACAAACTATTGAACATTCAGTTGATCGACAAGTTGAAATGCCAACTCAGAGTTCTTATGAGATTGTAATGAAGGTTGCTAAAGCATTTGAAGAAAAAGGTGGCAAGATTATACTTGATGCTCGAGTAGAGCAATTAAAGCAAAACAATCAAGGTGAACTTGTTTCTTTAGTTGCTGAAGGAAGGCACCAAACACTTAAAGTTAACTTTAAATCATTAATTTTAGCTGCTGGTGGCTGGGGAGCTAGAGACTATCAAAAGCATAAAACTAATATTCCTTATTATGGTCCAATGACATCAACGGGTGACTATTTCGATTTTACTAAGGATTTAAACCTAATTAGTCGTAATCTTGATTGGTACAAGGTATATCCACATGGTTTAGAGGTTGAACCTGGTATTGCAAAATTAACAACTTACTCGACTAAAGAAGCAACTGATATGGGTGCAATCTTTGTTAATACAGATGGTAAACGTATTGTAAATGAATCTGCACCATATACTCATTTTAGGGATGCAATCGCTGAGCAAAAAGATCAAGTTGCATACATTGTTATGGATGAAAGAACATGGAATCGTTTCTATGAATTGCTACTTAAATATGGCTTTACAGCTGATGAAGTTCAAGGATTCTTTGACCTTGATGGCAAAAAGAGCCCAGTTTTAGTTAAGGGCGACTTGGCAACAGTTGCTCAAAAAGCTGGAATTAATGCTGAAGTTTTACAAAAAACTGTTGCTTCATATCAAGAAGCTGTTAAGGCAGGACAGGACACTGAGTTTGCTCGTCCGGCTAAATTTATGCACGAATTTGAAGGTTCTACATATTATGTTATAGAACAAAAATTGCGGTATTGTACAACTTTAGGCGGTTATGAGACTAATAACCAAATGCAATTGCTTAATACAGACTTAACTGCTGTTAAGAATTTTTATGCTGCAGGTGAAATTATTGGTGGGGCTAATGGTCATGATTCGATGCCAAGTATGATGAATTCATGGAGTTATGCTTCTGGATTTGTTGCAGGAACAGCGGCTGCTGATAATACAAATTTTTATCAAGTAGAACCAACTGATGCAGCTTCTGGAGCCTCTAGTAAGTAAAATTAATAGTTAAGATAATTTATAAAGGAGAAAAATAATGAAAAACGAAATTACAGGTGTAAATGGTCCAATTACCGGCTGGCTTGATGGTCATACTTATTTAATCGGATTAATGGCATATCCAATTCGTCATTCAATGTCACCAACGATGCATAATAATTCTTTTGCTAAATTGGGCTTAAATTTCACTTATCTTTGTTTTGAAATTGGTAATGATAAGTTAAAAGGAGCTGTAGATGCAATTCGGACTTTGGATATGCGCGGTTCCAACGTTTCAATGCCAAATAAAAAAGAAGTTATTCAATATTTGGACAAATTGTCTCCAGCTTCTGAAATGTGTGATGCCGTTAATACTATTGTTAATGATCATGGTGTTTTGACTGGATACACAACTGATGGGATTGGTTTTGTTCAATCTCTCAAAGATGAAGGAATTGACGTTAAAGATAAGGTTATGACTTTAGCAGGCGCAGGTGGTGCAGCAACGCCAATTGCTGTTCAATCTGCCCTAGATGGTGTTAAAGAAATTAAAATTTTTAATATTAAAGACGATAAATGGGCTCGAGCTGAAAAGACAGTTAGAATTATCAGTGAAAAGACTGACTGTAAAGTTTCTCTAACAGATTTAGCAGATCAAGATGCTTTTAAAGAAGCGATTGCAGCTAGTGACATTTATTGTGATGCTACTGGTGTAGGGATGAAACCACTCGAAGATCAATCTTTAGTAGAAGATCCTTCTTGGTTCCATAAAGATATGGTTGTTTTTGACACGGTTTATGCACCTAGAACAACTAAATTAATGAAAGTTGCTCAAAAAGCAGGTGTTAAGCATGTTTTTGATGGCATCGGCATGATGATTGATCAGGGTGCTGCTTCATTTAAATTATGGACAGGACAAGATATGCCAACTGATTACATTAGAGAAATCATGTTTTCTGAAGAAGACAAATAATTAAGGGGAAATTATGTCTACAGTAAAAATTAGAAATATTATTTTGGGAGAGGGCTTGCCCAAAATAGCAGTTCCTAATGTCGGAACTAATGAAGAAGAAATCTTTGCTGCTGCTGAAAAGATTGCTATTGCTAAGCCCGATCTAATGGAATGGCGCATTGATTATTATGTTGCTGGAATTCAAGATAATACTAAGTTAATTGCAACAGCTAAAAAACTACGCAAAATTGTTGTTGACTTGCCAATTTTGATAACCTTTAGAACTAAAAATGAGGGTGGCGTTTTACGTTTAAGTGATGAAATTTATTTAAATTTAGTACAAACAATTATTGAGCAGCGTTTAGGTGATGCAGTAGATATTGAATTGTTCCATGATGAAACGAGAGTTAAAGAACTTGTTCAAATGGCACATAACTACAATGTTGTTGTTATCATGAGTAATCATGATTTTGAAAAAGTACCACCTAAGGATGTTATTGAATTTAGATTAAAGAAGATGGCAGAATTGGGTGCAGATATTGCTAAGTTGGCTTGCATGCCACATAATGCTAAAGATGTTTTAACGTTACTCGCAGCAACTAATGAGGTTCATCAAGCTATTGATCAACCATTAATTACGATGGCAATGGGTGAAATTGGTAAGGTAACAAGAGTGGCTGGTCAGTTATTCGGCTCAAGTCTATCCTTTGGTGCTGTTGGTAAAACATCAGCACCAGGCCAGTTATCAATTGAAGATTTACGTAATACTGAAAGCTACTTGGCTTTTTAGTAGTGCTAAAAACCACAAGATAAATTATCTTGTGGTTTTTTTGTTATATAAGTAGTAAAAAGCTAGAATATTTTGATTGTAAAAGAAATTTTAGCTGTTGACTGATGTAAGTGTAACTAAGGTTTCATAAAGTACTAGAAGTTATTCACGATTAGGCTTTAACATGATAGCGATGGTGAATACTAAAAGTACTGCAAGGAATGCAATGATGATGTCAGATCCTAATGCCAAATAAGTACTTGATTTAAAAAGTTGTCCTGAGATAATTGGTACCGAAATTGAAGCTAAACTACCAAAAAAGTAATAAAGACTAGTCATCAGTCCTCGGTGTTTAGGATGAAGGTTCATTAAAACAGTTAAACCAAGTTGCATAGCTCCACCCGCTGAACCGAAGCCGAATGTCATACAGGCTAAAGTGATAATCACTGTTTGTTTGTTGATTAAAATTATTGTTAAGGCTAGAAGGGCCAAACTATTACAAATAACTAGTAATTTGGTATTGTTTACTTTTTTGCGGGATAATAAATAAAGTGTAATAACACCAAGCATAGAACCAACGCTATAGGAAGACATTAAGCCGTGACTAATGATGTTGGAATAATGTAAGAATCGAGTACCGTAAATACTAATCCATTGTGTAAACCAAATCATTAGCGCCATGGAAGCATAGCCATAAATACTTAACAAAACTGTTAAGAAAAGATTCGTTTTGTTTGATATTCCTGAAAAGTTTTCAATTTCTTGAGTTTCTTCAATACCCAAATTTGGAAAATGAATTGGTAAAAGCAAGAAAAAGTTTAAGGAAATTAATAATCCCATAATAATGAATGACCAGCCATACCATAAATTTGCTTGTTGTAAAGCAGTAACAATTAAGGGTAATATGAACTCACCGATTGAAGTAAATCCTTTAATTAAAATGGTAGCATAGCCTTCACCATGATTAATTTCAACTAAAGTAGTATAAGTTCCAGCATCAAGTAGTGAATTTCCTAATCCGGTTAATGTTGTCATGCAATATAAAACGATTAAGTTTGGTGCAAGGATAATACCCCAAGCAAAGATAAAGTAGCAAAGCATGCCACTAATAATTGTAGCTTTACGTGGGTAACGATCAGAAAGATAGGCAGTGAGAAGATAACCGAGCAAACGACCAATTCCTGTTCCTGATGTGATAAAAGAAATTTGAGCAATCGTTGTATTAAAAGTTTGACTTAAATTTGCCATGTTTTGCGCAATAATAATTAAACTAAATCCGTGAACCAAATAATTTAGGTATAAACTTGTAGTTAAACGCATACGTTGTTTGGCTGATAATGTGGCAGTATTTTTCATATAACCTCCTATATTTGAACTAATAATTGATTGTAAAGCATGAGACACTTTAATGATGTGTTGCTAATTACACAATCATTATTATCAATTAGTTCTAAAAATAGGTAAAATTAATTTTTTTAATACATTTTGAATAAAAAATGATTTGTTTTTATTTGATAAAAGTAAAAACTAGTCAAAACAAAAAGCAAAAATTCAATTAAGAATTTTTGCCTTTTTTATTTGTTATTTTTATGATTTTGAATTCGCTTCTTAGCACGTTCAATCATGGTTGTTTCTTGTGCTTGGAATACTGACCTTGTTGTCAGATAATTGAAAATCCCAACCAGGAGTTGATCAACTATCTTAACGAGTAAGGCATTTAAATGCAGCCATGAAATACCAACGGACATAATCATCTGGTCAGGAATTAAACTAATAATTCTGTAAGTGAAAAAAACAATCAACTTATGCCAGGTTGAGTGATCTTGGTCAACATTGTTGATAAAGACAGCTTTTTGATTAAAGAAGTAGGAAGCTAAATTAGAAATTACAAACGCGATAATATTAGAAAAGAAAACTGAACCGCCCCACCATTTGTGTAGAGCCATGAAGACAATTGTATTAATTAATGCAGCAATAAAGCCAAAAATCATATAGACAAATAAGTTGCGGTGTCGTTTAACAAACTTAATGGGATGCCGCCATGGATTAATTCTATTAGCCATTTAATCGCTCAGCCATTTCCTTTGCAGCCTTGTCAATTGCATCGATAGCCGCATCATCTGGTGCATTTTCGATTGTTACAGGTTTAACGATTTCTTCAGCGCCGACTTGCTTAAACATTTTTTCAAAATCAAAAACATTTTCACAAAAATGATCATTGTAAGTCTTATCACCACTGCCCATTACGGCAAAGTATTTACCACTTAAATCTAGTTCTCTTAATTGTTCATAAAAATCAGCAACATCATCAGTCATTTTGCCTTCACCATAGGTGTAGGTAACGAAGATGCAAAGGTCACTTGCTAAATAATCGCTGGCATCAGTAAACTCAGCCTCACTGGTTTCCACGTCAAAATCATAATCTTGCAGATCTTCTTCTAAAATATCTGCCATATCTGCATCATTACCAGTCATACTAGCGTAGACAATTCTTGCCTTCATGCTTTTCATACCTTTCGTATTTAATTCATCATATTATTATACATAATTTAGACAGATTGATGAAAATCTTTAGTAAACTTTTAAAAAACGCTATAATGTAAACAAAGATGATTTTTAAGAGGAGAGTTAGTTTTGATTACAATTAAATCGATTAGAGAACTTAAAGGGATGCAGGCTTCAGGCCGGTTATTAGCATCAATGTTTGAAGGTTTGCGCGCTGTGATTAAGCCGGGAATTACAACTTGGGAGATTGAGGAGTTTTGTCAAAAATTTGTTAAGAGCCGCGGCGGACGTCTGTCTGAACAAGGTTTTGAAGGGTATAAGTACGGTACCTGTATCTCAGTTAATGACCAGATTGCTCACGCAACGCCGCGTAAAGACACCATTTTAAATGAAGGTGACTTGGTTAAGGTTGATGTTACTTGTAATCTTAACGGCTTTGAAACTGATTCTTGTACCACTTACCCAGTTGGTAAAATTTCGGATGCCGACCGTGATTTGATGGAAACAACCAAAAAGGCAATGTACCTCGGAATCGATCAAGCGATTTTGGGTAACCGAATTGGTGATATTGGTGCGGTAATCCAACATTTTGTCGAAGATGAACACGGCTACGGCGATGTTAAAGAGTTAGTTGGCCACGGCATCCAGCCAAGTATCCATGAAGATCCAGAAGTACCGCATTGGGGCAAGGCTGGTCATGGCTTGCGGTTGCGTGAAGGCATGACAATCACGGTTGAGCCAATGGTTGAAGCTGGCGGCGACTGGCGCATTGAACAAAAGACAGTTAGTGATCCTAACGATGATTGGGTTTATTATGCGACACCAGATGGTTCTAAGTCGGCACAGTTTGAACATACTTTTGCCATTACCAAGGATGGGCCAAAGATTTTAACTTTGCAAAAGCCGTATGATGGCTATGAAAAATATTTGCCA from Lactobacillus sp. ESL0785 encodes:
- a CDS encoding FAD-dependent oxidoreductase — encoded protein: MVKKTIKTQAEGRNGQIDFEIEINDNYINDLTVTKSAETPAIFNQAFAKLKDEVISEQSFEVDAISGASIMTQAMLDSGKAALLENNVTLNSKTKNISHKEEILTADVVVIGSGMAGLMAASRALSMGKSVIVLEKNGYLGGATALNGSNVVATGSKLASKLFGQDAKKDTAKLLFDDITRESRGTNYPQLSNLLVNNIGRAIDFITDFADLTYQKAETQTIEHSVDRQVEMPTQSSYEIVMKVAKAFEEKGGKIILDARVEQLKQNNQGELVSLVAEGRHQTLKVNFKSLILAAGGWGARDYQKHKTNIPYYGPMTSTGDYFDFTKDLNLISRNLDWYKVYPHGLEVEPGIAKLTTYSTKEATDMGAIFVNTDGKRIVNESAPYTHFRDAIAEQKDQVAYIVMDERTWNRFYELLLKYGFTADEVQGFFDLDGKKSPVLVKGDLATVAQKAGINAEVLQKTVASYQEAVKAGQDTEFARPAKFMHEFEGSTYYVIEQKLRYCTTLGGYETNNQMQLLNTDLTAVKNFYAAGEIIGGANGHDSMPSMMNSWSYASGFVAGTAAADNTNFYQVEPTDAASGASSK
- a CDS encoding shikimate dehydrogenase, whose product is MKNEITGVNGPITGWLDGHTYLIGLMAYPIRHSMSPTMHNNSFAKLGLNFTYLCFEIGNDKLKGAVDAIRTLDMRGSNVSMPNKKEVIQYLDKLSPASEMCDAVNTIVNDHGVLTGYTTDGIGFVQSLKDEGIDVKDKVMTLAGAGGAATPIAVQSALDGVKEIKIFNIKDDKWARAEKTVRIISEKTDCKVSLTDLADQDAFKEAIAASDIYCDATGVGMKPLEDQSLVEDPSWFHKDMVVFDTVYAPRTTKLMKVAQKAGVKHVFDGIGMMIDQGAASFKLWTGQDMPTDYIREIMFSEEDK
- the aroD gene encoding type I 3-dehydroquinate dehydratase, producing the protein MSTVKIRNIILGEGLPKIAVPNVGTNEEEIFAAAEKIAIAKPDLMEWRIDYYVAGIQDNTKLIATAKKLRKIVVDLPILITFRTKNEGGVLRLSDEIYLNLVQTIIEQRLGDAVDIELFHDETRVKELVQMAHNYNVVVIMSNHDFEKVPPKDVIEFRLKKMAELGADIAKLACMPHNAKDVLTLLAATNEVHQAIDQPLITMAMGEIGKVTRVAGQLFGSSLSFGAVGKTSAPGQLSIEDLRNTESYLAF
- a CDS encoding MFS transporter, whose product is MKNTATLSAKQRMRLTTSLYLNYLVHGFSLIIIAQNMANLSQTFNTTIAQISFITSGTGIGRLLGYLLTAYLSDRYPRKATIISGMLCYFIFAWGIILAPNLIVLYCMTTLTGLGNSLLDAGTYTTLVEINHGEGYATILIKGFTSIGEFILPLIVTALQQANLWYGWSFIIMGLLISLNFFLLLPIHFPNLGIEETQEIENFSGISNKTNLFLTVLLSIYGYASMALMIWFTQWISIYGTRFLHYSNIISHGLMSSYSVGSMLGVITLYLLSRKKVNNTKLLVICNSLALLALTIILINKQTVIITLACMTFGFGSAGGAMQLGLTVLMNLHPKHRGLMTSLYYFFGSLASISVPIISGQLFKSSTYLALGSDIIIAFLAVLLVFTIAIMLKPNRE
- a CDS encoding GtrA family protein; protein product: MANRINPWRHPIKFVKRHRNLFVYMIFGFIAALINTIVFMALHKWWGGSVFFSNIIAFVISNLASYFFNQKAVFINNVDQDHSTWHKLIVFFTYRIISLIPDQMIMSVGISWLHLNALLVKIVDQLLVGIFNYLTTRSVFQAQETTMIERAKKRIQNHKNNK
- a CDS encoding flavodoxin, with translation MKARIVYASMTGNDADMADILEEDLQDYDFDVETSEAEFTDASDYLASDLCIFVTYTYGEGKMTDDVADFYEQLRELDLSGKYFAVMGSGDKTYNDHFCENVFDFEKMFKQVGAEEIVKPVTIENAPDDAAIDAIDKAAKEMAERLNG